The nucleotide window AGGGCATCCAGCTTCTCGGCAGCATGCGCCATTCTTCGCAGTGCACCACGTAACTGCTCGTCGAGATCGGGCAAGCTCACTGTGTGAGCGGTAGGGAAATAGTATTCGTCGTCTCGACTGTCTTCATTTCTGTGCTCTTTCGCTAAGGCTTTTTCAAAGGCTCGCATTGGCTTGGCACCACCAGGCCACGCGGGGAATCGGCTGACGTCAAACATCCAGCGTTCAAGAACCGAACCTGGTGGGATGATCTGAGAGGATGCTGGTTGCGTAGCATCAGACGACACTTCTGCTTCGAGAGGGGAGTGAATGACGACGGCAATGCGTGATACACGGCCCTCTGCAATCTGAGCGGCCACGGCTTTGACAGCATCGCGTATCCAGGCGCAGACCTTGGGATGGCGGTTCTGGTGCACCGGGAGATTGTAGGCGCGAGCAGAGAGAAAGGTAGGTTGCGGGTAGATTCCCCGATAGTAGAGAATATTGTGAATGGCGACAACCAAAAAGTTGTTGAAGGATTGTAACAGGACGATGCTTGAATCATAAGGCAGGGGCTGAGAGGGCGGTTCTTCGTAGATTTCCTGGCGGCGGTATTGGTGTCGCTGCTCAGACCGAGACTGGAGGGGAGAGgtaggagaggaagggaccGGAGAAGACATGATGATCAGTGGTAGCTAATATCCAACTGGTATAGGCGAGATGTTTCGTCACTTGACTTTGATGATGACTTGAACAGACTTGAACAAAAAATCATGGAAGATTAGTTCGAGTAGGTTGCTTTGAGTAGGCCAACGGAAGGAGCGAAAGAAAAGGGACTCTGTGAAAAGAGAATCCTGTGTGAAACAATGATGGTCATCTGTTTGTCATCACATCTCTCTCCACTTGCACGTACCCCAAGTCAAGATATTTCTTTGGACTGCGTGATGAGACGCGCAAGATCCGCGGAGAACAATGACCGCGTTTGGCAGGGACTGGAACCTTTTCAACGCCAAAGCAGGTGACGAGCCCCACCA belongs to Neurospora crassa OR74A linkage group IV, whole genome shotgun sequence and includes:
- the mus-26 gene encoding MUS26; the protein is MSSPVPSSPTSPLQSRSEQRHQYRRQEIYEEPPSQPLPYDSSIVLLQSFNNFLVVAIHNILYYRGIYPQPTFLSARAYNLPVHQNRHPKVCAWIRDAVKAVAAQIAEGRVSRIAVVIHSPLEAEVSSDATQPASSQIIPPGSVLERWMFDVSRFPAWPGGAKPMRAFEKALAKEHRNEDSRDDEYYFPTAHTVSLPDLDEQLRGALRRMAHAAEKLDALPEGCTFTVAVELRDEALAPIGHPQAWIPSEPNLQPASRSRPEPGADVGGVKTSPIRSVEAGALFFECWLEEGKAKEMLKK